GCCACTGCAATctctgaccttcaacacaccctgccCAAAAGGGGTTCAGGGCTGCGATCAGGAacgaggcactctgtgctctgggaaaactggcagaacaggccttcagacaGTTGGATGTTTTCAGGAAAAATTTTTAGGAACCcaatttcttgtatcttctcatacctagaaaagcactaaaatcattaacggaGATGTCTGCTCCTGGCGACTAGCAGCAACGTTGTACCGAGATGTTTGCTGGATTGCATGTACCCCCTTCACCAAATCTTATATGTACtgacctcccccctccccacctctttggagcagCTCCTTAGAGCGATCTGAGAGGATGTCTCCCCCCCGCAGGGCTACTGTCCTCAGTAAgttcccaaataaaactgaaactcacagctctcacctTGTGAGGTTTTATTTCAGTCGACTCATTTCATCCCTGCctcctgggtgaccttgggcagttttACTTCATCTCTGAGCCTGTTCCCTTACAGGTGACGTGAGATTCAAAATGCCCACTCACCTAGTTATCTGAGGGTTAAGTGAAAACCCACATAGGAAACACTTGACATGGAATCAGGCACAAGCAGATGCTCGGGCAAAGTGAGCGCCAGCTGTATACACTCAGATGCACCCCGGGAGGCTGCGGCTACGCGTGAGCTTCCTGATGCCCACATCCCTTCAGCTCTGCCACCCTGGATCCCCAACACACACCTGTGGATGTCCCACTAGGAAGGGGGGCTCGGGATGGCCTGTGGAAAGTCAGAGGGGGCCAGCAAGAGGGGACAGCTTGTCGCATGGAGGGGGATGGTTGTGTGGGCTGTTTGTGCCCTCTCTGCCCTCTGTCTCATCGATATTCTCGTCCTGGCCAGTTGGACAAGAAACCTTTGTTGAAGGGGCCAGGGAGAAAGccgactgtgtgtgtgtgtgtgtgtgtgtgtgtgtgtgtgtgcgcgcgcgcgcgcgcacgcgcgcgcgcaTGCGCACCACCCCTGTGGGGATACAGACCCCTGCAGACAGCCAGCGACAGAGCCGAGGCTTGGCATGGGGCAgggaggcaagaccctccacttctgtgatgatgaagatgatggtgaggatgatggTGACGGCTGCCAGCACTTACTGAACACTCACACTCAATTCCATACATACATACGCTATCATGTCATCTAATCCTAGGAGGGAGGTACccttatcatccccattttacagatgagcaggGTCCCCAGGAGGCAAAGTGACTTGCCTAGGGCCACGCAGcccagtaaatggcagagccaggatttgaaccctgaccCTCCTGGGTCTTACCCGTAAGGCTGTCTGCCCCTTTAGGACAAAGGAGTCATAAAGGATGACAGGGGACGgcaatttaaaaaactgtgtttAGACTGCAGTTTTGGGAGTCAGACTGCTGCGTTCAAGTGCCAGTTCATCCCTCTtactgtgtgcctcagtttccctttctgtaagatggggataattaTAGTATCCACTTCCTCCACTGTTAGTTTCTTGGGTGCCTACTAAGTGCCAAGCACGCGCTAGCGACTTTAAGTGCTTTATCACACACCCTCCTCCAGCAGCCTCCTAAAAGCCCTAGGGAAGTAGGTGTTTGTCCTCATTTGCAAGTGAGGttgtgggtggggaaggggaggtggctAGCGGGACTGGAAAAATGACAGAAGCAGCTGCCAGAGAGGCGCAGCTAGCTGCCGGTTCCCCTCCTGGAAGCCCCCGGCCTTGggccagggggcggggcctggcgggGGTGTGGCCTGTCCTGGGGCCCCATTGGCTGCCCGGAGGCGCCCGGGGGGATAAAGCCTGGACCCGTTAGCCCCGGGACAATTCTGAAGATACTCTCTACCTGTTCGGCACTTCATCTGTCCGTGGGCCGTCTACCCATCAAGACCATCTCCAATATATCCCTCCCTTTCTCACACGATTTGTCCAGCCGCCAGCTCATCGCCTTTGCCCGGTAAGCGGCCCCATCCATCCTCAGCTCCATCCCTGCGACTGGAGTGCCTGCGGCCAGCCTGGGTTTTcccaggggaagagggggaggtaGAGTCAGTTGAGCATAAAAACCCATGCCTTGAAGCCAGACTGTCTAGGTTCACTGccagctctgggcctcagtttcctcatctgtaaagtgggggtaatAATAACAGAACCTTCCTcttaaggttgttgtgagggtgaaatgagatAGTGCACTTAAACTGTTCAGTCCGTGTATAAtaatagttcatttttattgagctcttactgtgAGTCACGTGAGACTGTAACTTCTGACTGCCAGGTGACAGGTAGGCAGACTGCAGCTTCCCGCGCCCTCTCCCTCCTCCGCGCCTGGCTCAGCCTCCTTTTTTGAAGTCTTACCTTCCTTAGCAGGTGGGAATGGCTGCCCAGTGCAGTTTACAGATGTCCCCTTTCCACAGGGCACTGTGCTGGAGGGACCCTGCCCCCTCACCTGAGGGCATCCGATGGCACAATGGGAGACGGGTTGGGGGGGGTTGTTCCAAATCCACTTGAAAGGGGTGGGTGCCTCCCCCCGTCCCAACCAGGAGGGCTCCCTGAGGCCAGGACTTGGCTCCCTGCATAAGACCTGCATAAGACCTTAAGGTCCAGTCAGCCAGAACAGGAGTGCCATTGTTTGAGGAATAACCTCCAGGAGCTAAAAGTTAATTCAAGCAGATGTGGGGATGCCCCTGTTTTGGAGTGCCTCCTGTCTCTGACTTTTATTCAGCAGATCTAGGGGAGAGGTGGTGTGTGTTTGGACCCCCCCAACCCAGGCCCTGAATGTCAGTTAATTCAGACAGACATGGGAGGCCCATATTTGGGGGGTGCTAAGGCTGCTGGGGTGGTCAGGAACGCCATCCCCCACTTTTCTTCCAAGCCAGGCATATCTGGACCATTCCGGGAGGGGGGATGCCTGGGCCAGGAGTACCCAGGTCCAGGGGCTGGACCAGTGGAGTCACTGGAAATGTAGTGGGGGGATGAGCGAGGGTAGCCACCCTTGCCTGGCCTtctggggtcggggggaggggaggagcagaTAGGCTGTTCAACCACCCGCTGATCAATTCTGGCTCCGATCAAGTTGGGGAGAATCAGTTTCCCCTGTGACTCAGCAGGAGAGGCAGGATGGAAAGCCTGCATGTGTATGCGGGGGTGTGGTCAGACTCTGGGCCACCTTAGTTTCTCAGTCACCCTGAATCCGTGCAGACAGGGGAGCCTGAGCCACACCCATGTGTCCTGGAGAGAGCCTGGCTCTGGGCCTAGACTGcctggttcaaatcctgtctccccgacttgggaattctctggcagtccagtggttacgatTCCATGCTTTCACAGCCGTAGGcacaggttcattccctggttggggaactaagatcccacaagccacgcggcacggccaaaaataaaaaataaaaatcctgccTCCCCTACTccctagttgtgtgaccttgggcaagtcaataCTCCAGTCTCTATTGCTGTGTGACAAACTGCCCCAAGGTGAGTGACTGAAAACAACAGTAGACATTCTTTACCTGTCATGACTCTGGGGCTTGATTGGACTCAGCCAGGTACTTCCCACTTGGGTCTCACCTGGGGGCTGCAGTGTGATGATGGTAGCTGGGCTAGAGTCATCCCTAAGTCAGACCCCATGTCTGGCCATCAGCTGGAATCTCAGCTGGAACTGTCGGGCAGGGCACCTACCTGTGGCCTCCGCGTGCGGCCTGGGCTTGCGCCCATCATGGCGTCTGGGTTAGGACAGGGAGCTTACCAACCAGGTGGAAGCTGGGTCACCTTACATGGACCAGCCTTGAGAGCCACGCTGGGCTAGAGCCACACACTAGAAATCaggactttcttttcctttggagaGGCCATAGTTAAATATTCACCAGCACATCACTGCTTGGAGGTCACATAGTGTCACTTCCACTGCAGCCACagcgcccctcccacccccgaccCAGTTCAAGAGGAGGAAGCATAGACCCTACCCCACCTCCCATCTAGAAAAGCGTCAATGTCACATCATAAGAGGTACACGTGGTCAACCTGAAAAACAGAGTCCGTTTCCTCACCAGGAGAACTGGAGAATAATGACACCTCCTAGGACTGTTaaaaggattaagtgagttaatatctgtaaaactgaagacagtgcctggcacatggtaatcaCTTTAGAAgtgattattaaataatataataattattataaaaaataacaataataaaaagctTCCCCTAACTGGGTACAGGGCTTTCCGaaggttagttttttttaaaatgcatattttggacttccctggtggcgcagtggttaagaatccacctgccaatgcaggggacatgggttcgatccctggtctgggaagatcccacatgccacggagcaactaagcccgtgcaccacaactactgagcctgcgctctagagcccacgagccacaactactgagcccacgtgccacaactactgaagcccacgtgccctagagcccgtgctccacaacaagagaagccaccataataaGAAgccccgcgcaccacaatgaagagtagccctggctcgccgcaactagagaaagcccacatgcagcaacgaagacccaatgcagccaaaaataaataaataaataaattttaaaataaaaatttttttaaatgcatatttaaataagtaatatataCGCACATGGCAAAACATTCAAATTGTACATAAGGGGATGCCAAGTGTCAGTTCTCCTCAGAGGCCCCCACCCTCACTGGTTTCTTGTGTGTTTCCTGAGATGTTCTGTGCACACAGGAGCAtgtggattgtgtgtgtgtgcgtgtgtcccTGCATTTTTTGCACAGACTAGACCTGATATCCCGCCCCTGTTTCAGCCACTTAGCCATCTTGTGGCTCATTCTGAATCAGCACCTGCAAATCTATTTCCACCTCGTGCTCTTCAAAAGCTACAAAGTCtggatattatttctttttttttttttttttttctttttcgccacgccatgcagcttgtgggatcttagttccccgaccagggatcgaactcaggccctCGACAGTGAGAGCGAGGAGtactaacccctggaccgccagggaattccctggatgtTATTTCTGATGTTTGTAGCTTCCCAGCATAGCATATGTGTGTCTTGGGGTGGGcaaggtgggggggggcagatgacccttatgcccattttacagatgagacagcTGAGGCTGAAGGGAGATTCCTTGTCCCATGTCAAGTATGTGGCCGAGTTGAGATCTGAACTCAGGTCTCCATGTTGCTATAATCTGGGCCTTGTCCTTGGCCTCCTGGGAAGTTAGGGACAGGGTCCCTCCCAGCCACACTGCCTACTGAATGGCAGCAGCTGCCACCAGGGCCAGCTCCCCTGACCCTCtgggtttccttcctttctcccagcaATGATGTCAGGAGAACCCCTGCACGTGAAGACCCCCGTCCGTGACAGCATGACCCTGTCCAAAGTGGCTGGCACCACCGTCTATCTCAAGATGGACAGTGCCCAGCCCTCCGGCTCCTTCAAGATCCGGGGCATCGGACACCTCTGCAAGACGGTACAGCACGGGCTCTGCATCATCCGGGAGAGCGCGGCAGGTCCTCCTTCTGGACAGGCCAGGCCCAGTGCGGTGTGAAATCCTAGGAGCTACAGGCTAGGCCCTGCAACCTCCCCGCAATGCCTGAGCACCCACTATTAACGCCTCCTCTGGTTAAGGGGTGCCAGTCCAGAGGGTCCCCTTGTGGACTGATCCCAGAGCCATCAGTGGCCTGCCTCTCCTTCACCCTTCCCTGAGCCAGTCTCTTTGGGGAGGGAAGATGTACAGCCTGATCCCCTCCCTCTTTGTCTCTACAGTGGGCTGAGCGAGGCTGTGAACATTTTGTCTGTTCCTCGGGTAAGTGGCCTGCATGCCTCCTCCTGTCCTCCGCTGTGTGTCCTGGGGCCAGGGGCTCCACCTCTCTGGGCCCTGGTTTCCCCAGCAATGAGCCGTTGCAAATATCTGCAGAAGTCCCAATTTAGAATTCCAGCTGGAGGCCAGCGGTCACCCAGGGAGGGTTCAGAGCCTGGAGGTCAGGGAGTCCCACTAACACTATCCGCCCCCGACCCCTGGCAGCAGGCAACGCAGGCATGGCAGCTGCCTATGCGGCCAGGAAGCTGGGCATCCCCGCCACGATCGTCGTGCCCAGCACCACGCCTGCCCTCACCATCCAGCGGCTCAAGAATGAGGGCGCCATGGTCAAGGTGGTGGGTGAGGTGAGTGCCAACCTGGGGCAGGGGCCATGGAGGGCACCTGGTAGCAGGGCCAGgtcccccagcccctcacccctcccGCCTCCTCTGTGATCTTGCAGACATTGGATGAGGCTGTCAGGGTGGCCAAGGCCCTGCCAAAAAACAACTCAGGCTGGATCTACGTCCCTCCCTTTGACGACCCCCTCATCTGGTACGTGGAGCCCAGGGTCACCCGGGGTGGGTAGTGACCACCCCGCTACGCCACTGAGTAGACACCTGCCATGAAGCACACCATCACACACAGCGgtgtacacgtgtgtgcacaTCACCATGTagaagcacacacacaggcatggcAGCTGGTGCCCGCACACACGTGCACCAAGGCCCATTCTCCTTGACCATGAGCGAACACGTGGGCTCAGATACACAGGTGTGTGTGATTGGGTCCCCCGGAATCAGACACCGAGACAAAGATTTCAGGGAAAGCAGTTGGCTTGGGAGGTGACTCATTAGAGGAGTGAGGAGGGAAGCCAATAAAGAGCGCTGATGGGCCAGTGACCACTGTGGGCAGCTGGAGCTTAATCCCTCGGGGGTCCCTGGAAGCCAGCGTGGAACATGAACCAGAGTTACCGCACCTGCAGAAGCTGATGCTGGGGCGTCTGTGCATCAGCTCCCGTAATTGTTAATCCCCATAGTTGGTTGGGGGCTGCTCCCAGGGCGTTTCATCTCCTGGCACCGCCAGCTGCCACAGTCATAGTGCTCCAGTGGCCAGAGAAAGCCCTCCGGTAGAGATGCAGCTGGAAATCAGGGTGGAGTCGGGGACGAGGGGACCAGCCCCGAGGCCCATCAGCCGCCTGGGATGAGGGCAAATACAGAGGGTAAGTGGCATCTTCAGGACTGCCTGGGGTCTCCAGGAAGCCCAGCACTGACCTGCCccgcctccccacctcctccagggaagGCCACTCTTCTATCGTGAAGGAGCTGAAGGAGACGATGAGCACAAAGCCGGGGGCCATCGTGCTGGCGGTGGGGGGTGGAGGCCTGCTGTGCGGAGTGGCCCAGGGGCTggtggaggtgggctggggggaCGTGCCCATCATCACCATGGAGACCATCGGAGCCAACAGCTTCCACGCTTCCACCAAGGCCGGCAAGCTTGTCACCCTGCCCCAGATTACCAGGTAAGTAGGCAGGGGTGCTGCCACTATGTTCCGTGAACGTTGGGGAGCTCCCCCCTCGGTGCTGGCTGTGAGGCAGATCCCGATGCcagtcccattttataggtgaagaaactgaggctttggtcacttgcccagagtcacacagccagtgagtggtaTGGCTGGGACCAAACCCAAGTCTGTGTGACTCTGTACCATGAACATCACACTTCCTTGCATGAAAAGTCTAATATTAATCATTAATTGGTGTCCTCTGTGGCAGGGTTTTACACACCTCACTAATTTACCAACCATTTACTAAGCCCCTAATATGTGCAAGACACTGGCTGATCCTGGGGAGACAGTGGTGAATAAACACAGCTCCTGCTCCCAAGGAGTTCTTATCCCAGCCCCAAACCTTTGACAGATGGTGTTTGATTAGGATTAGGTTTGGCCACATTATACAGGAGCCCAAAATAACAATGGCTTAAACAAAATTGAACTTTATTTCCtctcatatataaaaaaaaatctggaggtAGGCAGTCCAGGGGCAACTCCACGAAGCCAGGGGCCCAGGATCCTTGAGTTTGTTCTCCATAATCCTTATCATGTAGACTTATGGCCCAAAATAGCTGCTTAAGTGCCCGCTATCACACCCATACTCCACCTAGCAGGAAGAAGTCAGGGCAGAAGCTATGCCCCCTCCCTTTAAAGACACGATATTTCCATTTACCTCTCATTGGCCAGAAGGTAGTCACGtgctctgcctccctcctctctcctatCTCTTCCCCCCCTTCTCCATCCTTGCCTCTCCAGTGTTGCCAAAGCCCTGGGCGTGACCACTGTGACAGCACAGGCTATGAAGGTGTTTCAGGAACACCCCATTTTCTCTGAAGTTGTCTCGGACCAGGAGGCTGTGGCCGCTGTTGAGAAGTTTGTGGGTATGTGCCAAGTCCTTTCAAGACCCAACCTGCTGATTCAGGACCTAAGTGGCTGTCCACTTGGCGTGCCAAGGGCTCCCATTCACAGTTCTGTCTCCCGTCCCTCCCTGGAATTTCCCATTAATGGAAGTTAATGCAATGTGGTGGTAAAAATAGAAAGACCAAAGGGACAAATGAAGAAGTAAGTCTGATAACATAACAGCAAGGAAAAATAACGGAGTATCTAAAATGTTGGCTCTGAGTTTCCTGGTAGCCAgtgtaagaaaaggaaattatgggCCTCAGTGTTGGATTCAGAGGTGGGTCTGTAACTAAGTTGGACTCTTACTGGGTTCATCCTGGGACAGggatgacacacacacacacacacacacacacacacttaagctGCCACTTAATTCTCCTACACTCACAGTTAGTTTGGCTAATCAACCCTGGCACTCTTGCTCAGATGATTCCTCAGAATCCTCCACACGGTGCTCAGGAAATTACAATCATTTTATCAGTGTTAGCACTGACGATGAAACTCAGCCCTGGCTCAGACCTTGGAAGTTCAATGTAGGGTAATGATGGCGGGGTGGGGTTGGTCCAGGACCAGAGTCTGTGCCCAGGGCTGAGAGCTGATTGGCTCATGCTTTACCAGTGGCCCAACTGTTCCCTTGCACCCTGCGGAACTCTGGCTCTACCCTCACCATCCCCCTCCTCTGGCAGATGATGAGAAGATCCTGGTGGAGCCCGCCTGTGGGGCAGCCCTGGCTGCCATCTACAGCAACGTGGTTCAGAAGCTGCAAGGAGAGGGGAAGCTCTGCACCCCACTGTCCTCCCTCGTGGTCATCGTTTGTGGGGGCAGCAACATCAGCCTGGCCCAGCTGCCAGCGCTCAAGAAACAGCTGGGCATGAAGAGCGGGCTGCCCCAGTGAGGACGCCTCCCCCTACCCGGGAGACCCCTGGAAGGGCTGGAGTTTCATCCAGTGACTTGTTGTTAAATATTATTCTTGTGTCTGCTGGGAGCCTGTGGCCCGGGCCAGCCGGTAACCTCATTCTCACGCGAACACTGTGCGGAGGGCCCGGAAGGGAAGCAGCCGGCAAGGCTGTGAACTGAACTCTTTGGCATCTGGGTGACTGCTCTGTGGTCCCTCCCCGCGCCCCGCTCTTATCCACCCCTGCTAGGGTGGCAACCGCCCACATGGAATAGACCTGGTACCCAGagcagggtgggcaggagggacaGCAGCGGGGCCTCCTCAAGATGAGATGTCCCCGACCCAGGCTTTCTCCCTGGGAAGGTGGACAGGGCCACAGTCCAGGGTGGAAGAACCATCTTGTCTCTCCTCGCAGAAAGCCCAAAGTCCATCCTTACTCACTTTTCTAATGTGCAAActttcactgaagaagaaaagcattatttattgaaatgaagCTCCTTTGAGTTTCTCCATCATGGCTGTCTTCCTCCCTCGCTCCCTTCCACCCCACCGTGCCTGCTGTCGCCCCCAGTTCTCAGCACTGAGCACCGTTCCATCCTCCACCCCTGGGAACCCTGGGCTCCCACTTGGAGGCCAGGATCCCAACTCCTGCTGGGCTTGTGTGCCGGGAGGGGGCATCCCTGCAAGGCAGGGAGAAGGCGAGGGGGAGCTGTGCTGAACACGAGGGGTTTGGGATGGGATGCGGGCCTCCAGTGGAGGCCGAAGAGTCCAACCTCATTCTGATCGGAAGTCCTTCCTGATAACAGAATGATTTTATCACAGAACCACTGGGAGCGGAGTAGTGAGCCCCCCATTCGTGGGAGTGTGTAAACTGACACTGGACATCCATCTCTGGTCAACGTCAAGCAAACCCTCTCAAACACAAACCCTCTCTTCCAAGGACAGCACATTACTGAAGCCAGCCGATAAACCAGACAGAAGAGGAACTGCCGGGGCTGCCTGGAGGTCCTGAAAGGAGCCCCCTGTAGCCACTCAAGAACATCCCTGCACTGCCTATAGCAGCCCCTGGGACACTAGTGGATCCCCAAGTTCAaagtgaagttt
Above is a genomic segment from Balaenoptera musculus isolate JJ_BM4_2016_0621 chromosome 14, mBalMus1.pri.v3, whole genome shotgun sequence containing:
- the SDS gene encoding L-serine dehydratase/L-threonine deaminase isoform X1; translation: MMSGEPLHVKTPVRDSMTLSKVAGTTVYLKMDSAQPSGSFKIRGIGHLCKTWAERGCEHFVCSSAGNAGMAAAYAARKLGIPATIVVPSTTPALTIQRLKNEGAMVKVVGETLDEAVRVAKALPKNNSGWIYVPPFDDPLIWEGHSSIVKELKETMSTKPGAIVLAVGGGGLLCGVAQGLVEVGWGDVPIITMETIGANSFHASTKAGKLVTLPQITSVAKALGVTTVTAQAMKVFQEHPIFSEVVSDQEAVAAVEKFVDDEKILVEPACGAALAAIYSNVVQKLQGEGKLCTPLSSLVVIVCGGSNISLAQLPALKKQLGMKSGLPQ
- the SDS gene encoding L-serine dehydratase/L-threonine deaminase isoform X2, which produces MMSGEPLHVKTPVRDSMTLSKVAGTTVYLKMDSAQPSGSFKIRGIGHLCKTWAERGCEHFVCSSGNAGMAAAYAARKLGIPATIVVPSTTPALTIQRLKNEGAMVKVVGETLDEAVRVAKALPKNNSGWIYVPPFDDPLIWEGHSSIVKELKETMSTKPGAIVLAVGGGGLLCGVAQGLVEVGWGDVPIITMETIGANSFHASTKAGKLVTLPQITSVAKALGVTTVTAQAMKVFQEHPIFSEVVSDQEAVAAVEKFVDDEKILVEPACGAALAAIYSNVVQKLQGEGKLCTPLSSLVVIVCGGSNISLAQLPALKKQLGMKSGLPQ